One Polaribacter sp. KT25b DNA segment encodes these proteins:
- a CDS encoding cation transporter, whose product MKVQKIIFSIAIACFILTGCKNEAPKEVKKENVSLAISGMTCEIGCAKTIQSKLSKKEGVLDAKVVFTDSIANIEFDANKTSKEDLIAFVSGIAGGELYKASEASNKMNTSKKTHACSDACKESCDMKADKPACKEDCKMACCADNKA is encoded by the coding sequence ATGAAAGTTCAAAAAATAATATTCTCGATAGCAATTGCTTGTTTTATTTTAACAGGATGTAAAAATGAAGCACCTAAAGAAGTGAAAAAAGAAAATGTGTCTTTAGCAATTTCTGGTATGACTTGCGAAATTGGTTGCGCAAAAACTATTCAATCTAAATTATCTAAAAAAGAAGGTGTTTTAGATGCTAAAGTTGTTTTTACTGATAGTATTGCAAACATTGAGTTTGATGCTAATAAAACATCCAAAGAAGATTTAATTGCTTTTGTAAGCGGAATTGCTGGAGGCGAATTATACAAAGCTTCAGAAGCTTCAAACAAAATGAATACTTCTAAAAAGACGCATGCTTGTTCTGATGCTTGCAAAGAAAGTTGTGACATGAAAGCTGATAAACCAGCTTGTAAAGAAGATTGTAAAATGGCTTGTTGCGCTGATAATAAAGCCTAA
- a CDS encoding porin, giving the protein MLQNVVTFACISVFLSINAQETNAPKFGKGLFNLIGEDSTWTMKVGLRFQTLAISSWDVENGLSNPSSSMLIRRSRLKFDGFAFSPKLKYKLELGLSNRDQSGASEYTSDAPRYIMDAVLKWNFSRNFVLWFGQTKLPGNRERVISSGDLQMVDRSLLNSRFNIDRDTGVQLRHKTKLSEKFLMKEIFSISQGEGRNVTTGNEGGHQFTGRIELLPFGDFESKGDYRGSDLKFEQNHKLSFAFGYNLNKNAVRTRGNQGAYMINNNGLYATDISNIFIDAMYKYKGFSFMAEYANRDAKDPLAKNSDDTLTGDEVQVGNGLNLQTGYLLSKTVEVSARYTNISLNKNITGEGAENQYTLGLSKYIAGHKLKVQTDVSYTDIGFSTNKLLYRLQVDIHF; this is encoded by the coding sequence ATGCTACAAAATGTAGTAACCTTTGCATGTATAAGTGTTTTTTTAAGCATAAATGCACAAGAAACAAATGCACCTAAATTTGGGAAAGGATTATTTAATTTAATTGGCGAAGACAGTACCTGGACTATGAAAGTTGGTTTAAGGTTTCAAACGCTAGCTATTTCTAGTTGGGATGTAGAAAACGGACTTTCTAATCCTTCTTCATCTATGTTAATTAGAAGATCTCGTTTAAAATTTGATGGTTTTGCGTTTTCACCAAAATTAAAATATAAATTAGAATTAGGATTATCAAATAGAGATCAATCTGGAGCATCAGAATATACAAGTGATGCACCTAGATATATAATGGATGCCGTTTTAAAATGGAATTTTTCTAGAAACTTTGTTCTCTGGTTTGGACAAACAAAATTACCAGGCAACAGAGAACGAGTTATTTCGTCTGGCGATTTACAAATGGTAGACCGTTCTTTACTAAACAGCAGATTTAATATTGATAGAGATACTGGCGTTCAACTAAGACACAAGACCAAACTTTCTGAAAAATTTTTAATGAAAGAAATCTTCTCTATTTCTCAAGGTGAGGGAAGAAATGTTACTACAGGAAATGAAGGTGGACATCAATTTACAGGAAGAATTGAATTATTACCTTTTGGAGATTTTGAAAGCAAAGGAGATTATAGAGGAAGTGATCTCAAATTTGAACAAAATCATAAACTTTCGTTTGCATTTGGTTATAATCTAAATAAAAATGCTGTAAGAACTAGAGGGAATCAAGGTGCTTACATGATCAATAATAATGGATTATACGCAACAGATATTTCTAACATTTTTATCGATGCAATGTATAAGTACAAAGGTTTTTCTTTTATGGCAGAATATGCAAATAGAGACGCAAAAGATCCTTTAGCAAAAAATTCTGATGATACTTTAACAGGCGATGAGGTTCAAGTTGGTAATGGTTTAAATCTGCAAACAGGATATTTACTTTCTAAAACGGTAGAAGTTTCTGCTCGTTATACCAACATTTCTTTAAATAAAAACATTACTGGAGAAGGTGCAGAAAACCAATATACATTAGGTTTATCTAAATATATTGCAGGTCATAAATTAAAAGTTCAAACAGATGTAAGCTATACAGATATTGGTTTTAGCACAAATAAATTATTGTATAGATTACAGGTAGATATTCATTTTTAA
- a CDS encoding pitrilysin family protein, translated as MKTKILSLIAFLLVSVAVNAQIDRSTMPKPGPDPEIKLGTPKTFTLKNGLKVIMVENNKLPRASASLTIDNKPYFEGEIAGVSSMMGSLLGRGTTNISKDEFNEKVDFLGANVSFFSSGAYASSLKKYFPEILGLMADGVKNSQFTQEEFDKEVQITLDGLKSNEKNVTSAARRVENVLTFGKNHPFGEFTSKESVSKITLDDVKNNYNTYYKPNNAYLVIEGDINTKEIEKLVKSLFSDWEQGEIPAYTIPATESVATTEINFINMQNAVQSEIAVINNVDLTLGDKDYYAALMASNILGGGGTARLFMNLREDKGYTYGSYASLRQNRYAGSFRATASVRNMVTDSSVVEIQKEINKIRYQKVTPEELENSKEEYIGGFVMDVQKPRTVANFALNIERYNLPKDFYANYIKNIKAVTLDDVQNAAIKYFRGDKARIIITGKGIDVLKNLEKTDYVIKYFDKYGNPTEKPAMTLPIPEGMTTANVIDKYITAIGGKDKVMAIKTTMMVANATIQGTPLVMTKKSSAPNKTSQEIAVMGNVMQKSVFDGTTGYKEARGQRTNLEGDDLEKAKKDASIISDLNYTNGKLDRIEPIDGKNYFVIIYNDVEAFYDMETGLKAQEIRTTKAPDGSEAKVPTTFSNYKEVKGVKFPFAIGIKSGPMDLKFEVTDFKVNEGVTDADFK; from the coding sequence TCCTGAAATTAAATTAGGCACACCAAAAACCTTTACATTAAAGAATGGTTTAAAGGTAATTATGGTAGAAAACAATAAACTACCAAGAGCATCTGCTAGTTTAACTATTGACAATAAACCTTATTTTGAAGGTGAAATTGCTGGAGTTTCTAGCATGATGGGAAGTTTATTAGGTCGTGGAACTACAAACATCAGTAAAGATGAGTTTAATGAAAAAGTAGATTTTCTTGGAGCTAATGTATCCTTTTTTAGTTCTGGAGCATATGCTTCTTCATTAAAAAAATATTTTCCAGAAATTTTAGGATTAATGGCAGATGGAGTTAAAAACTCTCAATTTACACAAGAAGAATTTGATAAAGAAGTACAAATTACTTTAGATGGTTTAAAATCTAATGAAAAAAATGTTACTTCTGCTGCAAGACGTGTAGAAAATGTATTAACTTTTGGTAAAAATCATCCTTTTGGAGAATTTACATCAAAAGAAAGTGTAAGTAAAATTACTTTAGATGATGTTAAAAACAACTACAATACCTACTACAAACCAAACAATGCATATTTAGTTATAGAAGGTGATATTAACACAAAAGAAATAGAAAAATTAGTTAAAAGCTTGTTTTCTGATTGGGAGCAAGGAGAAATTCCTGCTTATACAATACCAGCAACTGAAAGTGTAGCAACTACAGAAATTAATTTTATTAATATGCAAAATGCTGTACAATCAGAAATTGCTGTAATTAACAATGTAGATTTAACTTTAGGCGATAAAGATTATTACGCTGCATTAATGGCTAGTAATATTCTTGGTGGTGGCGGAACTGCACGTTTATTTATGAATTTACGTGAAGATAAAGGATACACTTATGGTTCTTACGCTAGTTTAAGACAAAACAGATATGCAGGTTCTTTTAGAGCAACTGCAAGTGTTAGAAATATGGTTACTGATAGTTCTGTAGTAGAAATACAAAAAGAAATTAATAAAATTAGATATCAAAAAGTTACGCCAGAAGAATTAGAAAATTCTAAAGAAGAATATATTGGTGGCTTTGTTATGGATGTGCAAAAACCTAGAACTGTTGCTAACTTTGCTTTAAATATAGAACGTTATAATTTACCAAAAGACTTCTATGCAAACTATATTAAAAATATTAAAGCAGTTACTCTAGATGATGTTCAAAATGCTGCAATAAAATATTTTAGAGGAGATAAAGCTAGAATTATTATTACAGGGAAAGGAATTGATGTGCTTAAAAATCTTGAAAAAACAGATTACGTAATTAAGTATTTTGATAAATATGGTAATCCTACAGAAAAACCAGCAATGACTTTACCAATTCCTGAAGGAATGACAACTGCAAATGTAATTGACAAGTACATAACTGCAATTGGCGGAAAAGATAAAGTTATGGCAATTAAAACCACAATGATGGTTGCAAATGCTACAATTCAAGGTACTCCTTTGGTAATGACTAAGAAATCTTCTGCACCAAACAAAACATCGCAAGAAATTGCTGTTATGGGTAATGTGATGCAAAAATCTGTTTTTGATGGTACAACAGGTTATAAAGAAGCTAGAGGTCAACGTACAAATTTAGAAGGTGATGATTTAGAAAAAGCTAAAAAAGATGCTTCAATTATTAGCGATTTAAATTATACTAATGGTAAACTGGACAGAATTGAACCTATCGACGGAAAAAACTATTTTGTTATAATTTACAATGATGTAGAAGCTTTTTATGATATGGAAACCGGCTTAAAAGCTCAAGAAATAAGAACCACAAAAGCACCAGACGGTTCTGAAGCAAAAGTACCAACTACTTTTAGCAATTACAAAGAAGTAAAAGGTGTTAAATTTCCGTTTGCAATAGGTATAAAATCTGGACCAATGGATTTAAAATTTGAAGTAACTGATTTTAAAGTAAATGAAGGAGTTACTGATGCTGATTTTAAATAA
- a CDS encoding TonB-dependent receptor, translating into MKKILFITLLVLSQFMNAQDQGTLKGTLKDKEANNESLPFANVLIKGTTIGATTDFDGNYSIKVPAGNHIVVFSFLGYKAIEKSFAIKVGETVVINEILSAEEGVALDDIIIKTSSNKESVSALLLEQKKATVIKESIGAQTLSKVGVSDAANATTKISGVTKSESSGDIYIRGLGDRYLSTTMNGLPIPSDDVNNKNINLNLFSTNIIKNVGISKTYTTSSYADQGSGNVDVNSKEYSGKEFTISLSGGANTNVLNLSDDFRTTIINNDVTLGFHKKQYALQDAITYQGWDTETISTPINFSGSFSAGRKFEIFGKDLSIFVAGSHSKSFEYREGVFNSYRLNVLNTSFPGVTRQVNIDRGISADETDVEQYISTTNTTGYINVGFKFNENNKLKYNTLFVNNGIDNLYEQGRKGYGYVYDQDPQDDGAFVRDQNFKQTTLFINQLLGEHKWNENNTLNWAAGYNFVLAEEPNRIRNEVNILNIDVSPTIQYAHVGDYQQRKSSQKIEDIEYNALVENKWALGLPDENDDKPFALNYGFNYRHKERTFKSLFVGVKAKDFTAPSIDQLSTTFTSTGFNNGLTLTTQPTDRYEADLDIMAGFVNFDFSLDKLSGNLGFRYEKDEIKVLWDVGNYVGRIGSLDKTYESFYPSVNLKFEVNENQYLRFASSITQTLPEFKELAPFEYVSPTGRVTKGNPDLEKSEIYNWDLKYEMFPNRGQLFSATAFYKQINNPINLALTRGSSGYFFYANTGDKATVYGFELEAKTDLIKNSDDEGILNITGNITKMWLNQDLFENFQYKDATESSLQGASDFIVNSSLSFSNKKEKEFLATLTGNYSSDKIFSLGGAEGYANRATEFNDQIIEKGFVTLDLVMSKELTKNLQIKLVGRNLMNPEIKQTQDIKDIITGVETNETVLSYKKGSQLTLGFKYDF; encoded by the coding sequence ATGAAGAAAATTTTATTTATTACTTTGCTAGTTTTGAGTCAGTTTATGAACGCTCAAGACCAAGGAACATTAAAGGGAACATTAAAAGATAAAGAAGCAAATAACGAATCTTTACCGTTTGCAAACGTACTTATTAAAGGTACAACAATAGGTGCAACTACAGATTTTGATGGTAACTACTCTATAAAAGTTCCTGCTGGAAATCATATTGTAGTTTTTAGTTTCTTAGGTTATAAGGCAATTGAAAAATCGTTTGCTATTAAAGTAGGAGAAACAGTTGTAATTAATGAAATATTATCTGCAGAAGAAGGTGTTGCTTTAGATGATATTATAATAAAAACAAGTTCAAATAAAGAATCTGTGAGTGCACTTTTATTAGAGCAGAAAAAAGCAACTGTCATTAAAGAAAGTATTGGCGCACAAACATTATCTAAAGTTGGTGTTTCTGATGCTGCAAATGCAACTACTAAAATATCTGGAGTTACTAAAAGTGAAAGTTCTGGAGATATTTATATTAGAGGTTTAGGAGATAGATATTTATCAACAACAATGAATGGATTGCCAATTCCTTCTGATGATGTAAATAATAAAAATATAAACCTTAATTTGTTTTCTACCAACATTATTAAAAATGTAGGAATTAGCAAAACATACACAACTTCTAGTTATGCAGATCAAGGTTCTGGTAATGTAGATGTAAACTCTAAAGAATACTCAGGTAAAGAATTTACTATTTCGTTATCTGGTGGTGCAAATACAAATGTTTTAAATCTTTCTGATGATTTTAGAACTACAATAATTAACAACGATGTTACTTTAGGCTTTCATAAAAAGCAATACGCACTTCAAGATGCAATTACCTATCAAGGTTGGGATACAGAAACTATTTCTACTCCTATTAACTTTAGTGGTTCTTTTTCTGCCGGAAGAAAATTTGAAATCTTTGGTAAAGACCTTTCAATATTTGTAGCAGGTTCTCACTCTAAATCATTTGAGTATAGAGAAGGCGTTTTTAATTCTTACAGATTAAATGTTTTAAACACCTCTTTTCCAGGTGTAACAAGACAAGTTAATATTGATAGAGGAATAAGTGCTGATGAAACTGATGTTGAGCAATATATCTCAACCACAAATACAACAGGTTATATAAATGTTGGTTTTAAATTTAATGAGAATAATAAGCTTAAATACAATACACTATTTGTTAATAATGGAATTGATAACTTATACGAACAAGGTAGAAAAGGTTATGGATATGTGTATGATCAAGATCCACAAGATGATGGCGCATTTGTAAGAGATCAAAACTTTAAACAAACAACACTTTTTATCAATCAATTATTAGGTGAGCATAAATGGAATGAAAACAATACTTTAAATTGGGCAGCTGGTTATAATTTTGTATTGGCAGAAGAACCAAATAGAATTAGAAACGAAGTAAATATTTTAAATATTGATGTTTCTCCAACAATTCAATATGCACACGTTGGCGATTATCAACAAAGAAAATCTAGCCAAAAAATTGAAGATATAGAATACAATGCACTTGTAGAAAATAAATGGGCTTTGGGTTTACCTGATGAAAATGATGATAAACCGTTTGCTTTAAACTACGGCTTTAATTATAGACATAAAGAAAGAACCTTTAAATCGTTATTTGTTGGTGTTAAAGCAAAAGATTTTACTGCACCTTCTATAGATCAATTATCAACAACTTTTACATCTACAGGTTTTAATAATGGATTAACATTAACAACACAACCTACAGATAGATATGAAGCAGATTTAGATATTATGGCAGGTTTTGTAAACTTCGATTTTTCTTTGGATAAATTATCTGGTAATCTAGGTTTTCGTTATGAAAAAGATGAAATAAAAGTACTTTGGGATGTTGGAAATTACGTAGGTAGAATAGGCTCTTTAGATAAAACATACGAAAGTTTTTACCCAAGTGTAAACTTAAAGTTTGAGGTAAATGAAAATCAATATTTACGTTTTGCGTCTAGTATTACACAAACGTTACCAGAGTTTAAAGAATTGGCTCCTTTCGAATATGTTTCTCCAACTGGTCGTGTAACGAAAGGAAATCCAGATTTAGAAAAATCAGAAATTTATAATTGGGATTTAAAATATGAAATGTTTCCAAATAGAGGACAGTTATTTTCTGCAACTGCATTTTACAAGCAAATTAATAATCCTATCAATTTAGCGTTAACAAGAGGTTCATCAGGGTATTTTTTCTACGCAAATACTGGAGATAAAGCTACTGTTTATGGTTTTGAATTAGAAGCAAAAACAGATTTAATTAAAAATAGTGATGATGAAGGGATTTTAAACATAACTGGTAACATTACTAAAATGTGGTTAAATCAAGATTTATTTGAAAACTTTCAATATAAAGATGCTACAGAATCTAGCTTACAAGGTGCATCAGATTTTATTGTTAATAGTTCTTTAAGCTTCAGCAACAAAAAAGAAAAAGAATTTTTAGCAACCTTAACAGGTAATTATTCTTCGGATAAAATATTTTCTTTAGGAGGTGCAGAAGGGTATGCAAACAGAGCTACAGAATTTAATGATCAAATTATAGAAAAAGGTTTTGTTACGTTAGATTTAGTGATGAGTAAAGAGTTAACAAAGAATTTACAAATAAAACTAGTTGGTAGAAACTTAATGAACCCAGAAATTAAGCAAACGCAAGACATTAAAGACATTATAACAGGTGTTGAAACTAATGAAACTGTGCTTTCTTACAAAAAAGGAAGTCAGTTAACATTAGGGTTTAAATATGATTTTTAA
- a CDS encoding inorganic phosphate transporter, translating into MGDPYILMLVALAILAIVDLVVGVSNDAVNFLNSAIGSKAIPVKKIMIIASLGVFFGAVTSSGMMEVARKGIFNPNMFMFQDIMIIFMAVMITDILLLDIFNSLGMPTSTTVSIVFELLGAAVCISLLKISANDAHSISDIWSYINHEKALDIINGILLSVVVAFSVGALVQFASRLIYSFNFEKRATYVNALFGGFAITAITYFIIIKGLKGTPFYSDVKHLIEGNTLTIIAGSFIAWSAISQILIQFLKVNVLKLIIGIGTFSLAMAFSGNDLVNFVGVPIAAWNSYEAWSVSGVAADSFSMGILAKKVPSNVWLLLLAGTIMVVTLWTSSKAQNVIKTGIDLSRQGDGHEKFQPNGVSRIVVRAAMTLNTGISYIIPKSTLAFIDSKFQKPVVKLPKDKKYELPAFDLIRASVNLIVAGILISIATSMKLPLSTTYVTFMVAMGTSLADRAWGRESAVYRVAGVLNVIGGWFLTAIVAFFAAALVAYLISWDMVMIPVLLAVVAILMGRNTLLLRKETKEVKKQQYIEREELITINGVIEESADHISEVINRVNKLYTNVVDDLSSHDLNKLRKTDKHVEKLNNEIDNLKDGVFYFIKSLDDTSVQASRFYIMVLGYLQDVAQSISYISRASFKHVNNNHKNLKKAQIKDLKEIDIELSDLLTKEASIFGNRNLDDLNNLLKEKNQLLKSVSVSIEKQVARIRTDETSPKNTTLYFSILLETKDLISALINLLQTYEEFYLSTKQMKK; encoded by the coding sequence ATGGGAGATCCATATATTTTAATGCTTGTTGCTTTAGCTATTTTAGCTATAGTAGATTTAGTTGTAGGAGTTAGTAATGATGCTGTAAATTTCTTAAATTCAGCAATTGGCTCTAAGGCAATTCCTGTAAAGAAAATCATGATTATTGCTAGTTTAGGTGTATTCTTTGGTGCAGTTACCTCTAGTGGAATGATGGAAGTTGCTCGTAAAGGAATTTTTAACCCTAATATGTTTATGTTTCAAGACATTATGATCATTTTTATGGCTGTAATGATTACAGATATTCTTTTATTAGATATTTTTAATTCGCTTGGAATGCCAACATCAACTACAGTTTCTATTGTTTTTGAATTATTAGGTGCTGCAGTTTGTATTTCATTACTTAAAATTTCTGCAAACGATGCTCATTCAATTTCAGATATCTGGAGCTACATCAACCATGAAAAAGCATTAGATATTATTAACGGAATTCTACTCTCTGTTGTTGTAGCCTTTTCTGTTGGAGCCCTCGTTCAATTTGCATCAAGATTAATTTACTCTTTCAATTTTGAAAAAAGAGCCACTTATGTAAATGCACTTTTTGGTGGTTTTGCAATTACTGCAATTACCTATTTTATAATTATAAAAGGTTTAAAAGGAACTCCTTTTTATAGTGATGTAAAACATTTAATTGAAGGAAATACTCTTACTATTATTGCCGGAAGCTTTATTGCCTGGTCTGCTATTTCTCAAATATTAATACAATTTTTAAAAGTAAATGTTTTAAAACTAATTATTGGTATTGGTACATTTTCTTTAGCAATGGCATTTTCTGGAAACGATTTGGTAAACTTTGTTGGTGTGCCAATTGCTGCTTGGAATTCTTATGAAGCATGGTCTGTTTCTGGCGTTGCAGCAGATTCTTTTTCTATGGGCATCTTAGCAAAAAAAGTACCATCTAATGTTTGGTTACTATTATTAGCTGGTACAATTATGGTTGTTACTTTATGGACCTCTAGTAAAGCACAAAATGTAATAAAAACAGGAATCGATTTATCTCGTCAAGGAGATGGTCATGAAAAATTTCAACCAAATGGGGTGTCTAGAATTGTTGTTAGAGCTGCCATGACTCTTAATACCGGAATTAGTTATATAATTCCTAAATCTACATTAGCTTTTATCGATTCTAAATTTCAAAAACCTGTTGTAAAATTACCTAAAGACAAAAAATATGAATTACCAGCTTTTGATTTAATTAGAGCTTCTGTTAACTTAATTGTTGCCGGAATTTTAATTTCTATAGCTACTTCTATGAAACTGCCTTTATCTACAACTTATGTTACATTTATGGTAGCAATGGGTACATCTTTAGCAGATAGAGCTTGGGGACGTGAAAGTGCTGTTTATAGAGTTGCAGGTGTTCTTAATGTTATTGGTGGGTGGTTTCTAACTGCAATTGTAGCTTTTTTCGCAGCTGCTTTAGTTGCTTATTTAATTAGTTGGGACATGGTTATGATTCCTGTTTTATTAGCAGTAGTTGCTATTTTAATGGGTAGAAACACTTTACTTCTTAGAAAGGAAACGAAAGAAGTAAAAAAACAACAATATATAGAAAGAGAAGAATTAATTACAATAAATGGTGTAATTGAAGAAAGTGCAGATCATATTTCTGAAGTAATAAACCGTGTAAATAAATTATATACAAATGTTGTTGATGATTTATCTAGCCATGATTTAAATAAATTACGTAAAACAGATAAACACGTAGAAAAGTTAAATAATGAAATAGATAATTTAAAAGATGGTGTGTTTTATTTTATTAAATCTTTAGATGATACCTCTGTACAAGCTAGTAGATTTTACATAATGGTATTAGGTTATTTACAAGATGTTGCACAATCTATTAGCTATATCTCTAGAGCTAGTTTTAAACACGTTAATAACAATCATAAAAATCTTAAGAAAGCTCAAATAAAAGATTTAAAAGAAATTGATATTGAATTATCTGATTTATTAACTAAAGAAGCTTCTATTTTTGGTAATAGAAATTTAGATGATCTTAATAATCTTTTAAAAGAAAAAAATCAATTACTAAAAAGTGTTTCTGTTTCAATAGAAAAGCAAGTTGCAAGAATTAGAACAGATGAAACAAGCCCGAAAAACACAACCTTGTATTTTAGTATTTTATTAGAAACAAAAGATTTAATATCTGCTTTAATAAATTTACTACAAACCTATGAGGAGTTTTATTTAAGTACAAAACAGATGAAGAAATAA
- a CDS encoding DMT family transporter: MNIQQKKWLYLGLLSLVWGSSFILMKKALIGLTPIQLGALRILIAGLFLLMIGSKSLKEIKKKHYKYIVSTALLGTFFPVFLFAYAVSGIDSSITSILNSLTPFNTFIVGALAFGFTFKKQQFIGIVIGLIGTILLILQGADLNPNQNYWFSILVVIASVGYAFNVNIVKKHLSDISAISIVAGNFLLLVIPAFVVLVFTDFFSTFEYTETKMSALGYITILAVLGTGIAKIFYNNLVHLASPIFASSVTYLIPIVAISWGILDGEKLDLIQFFAGVIILFGVYLVNKKK; encoded by the coding sequence ATGAATATTCAACAAAAAAAGTGGTTGTATTTGGGTTTACTTTCATTGGTTTGGGGAAGTTCTTTTATTTTGATGAAAAAAGCATTAATTGGTTTAACTCCAATTCAATTAGGTGCTTTACGTATTTTAATTGCTGGTTTATTTCTTTTGATGATTGGTTCTAAGAGTCTAAAAGAAATCAAGAAAAAACATTATAAATACATTGTTTCTACAGCACTTTTAGGTACTTTTTTTCCAGTATTTCTATTTGCTTATGCTGTTTCTGGTATTGATAGTTCTATTACTTCCATTTTAAATTCCTTAACGCCTTTTAATACATTTATTGTTGGTGCTTTGGCTTTTGGATTTACATTTAAAAAGCAACAATTTATCGGAATTGTTATTGGCTTAATTGGAACAATCTTATTGATTCTACAAGGCGCTGATTTAAATCCGAATCAAAATTATTGGTTTTCGATATTAGTTGTAATTGCTTCTGTTGGATACGCTTTTAATGTAAATATTGTAAAGAAACATTTATCAGATATTAGTGCGATAAGTATTGTGGCTGGCAATTTTTTGTTGTTGGTAATTCCGGCTTTTGTAGTTTTGGTTTTTACTGATTTTTTTAGCACTTTTGAGTATACAGAAACCAAAATGTCAGCGTTAGGTTATATTACTATTCTAGCGGTTTTAGGAACAGGAATTGCAAAAATATTTTATAATAATTTAGTGCATTTAGCATCGCCAATTTTTGCATCATCAGTAACTTATTTAATTCCTATTGTTGCTATTTCTTGGGGAATTTTAGATGGAGAAAAGCTTGATTTAATTCAGTTTTTTGCTGGTGTAATTATTTTATTTGGTGTGTATTTGGTAAATAAGAAAAAGTAG